Below is a window of Neodiprion virginianus isolate iyNeoVirg1 chromosome 4, iyNeoVirg1.1, whole genome shotgun sequence DNA.
ACAACTCCAAAACCACAGATccgattttcattattattattattgtttttatagATGGCTAGATCTGGGCATGTTTTAAGCTATATTTCGTTATAACCGGATTTATAACGGTTTGGTGATATAACGATATTTGCAAACCAAGTCGAATCGGAACGACACACTTATAAATGCGACCGTTACCTACACTCTTGACAATAAAAGAAAGTTATAATATGGTTATAATTAAGAGTTATCAAGGTCTTGATGagctctacaaaaaagttcACGAGAGTATATGGCTGTCTTTACAGTTTTGCCACAAGAAGCTATTGAAAATATCCGCGGGCGGATCCGCCAGAGGCTGATAACACTTATGCATGTTGAGATGCAGAGTAAGGTGTCGTCATAACTCATATGACGCTGAGTCACTGACCACCCTACAGATGTACTGACCACAACAATGCTTCTTATCAGTCTAATCAATCACTTTTTGCAACAGCACAGAAACTGGTACTAACATTACCGAAAGTGATAGGACCTCCAAGGCCTCGATCCGAAATGGGTAAAAAATACATCCAGCATCTTATAACATGAAATCAGTATTGTGGAGTCCCTGTATCACCCTCGTAGTTTTACCATTTATAATCCTGCAACAAATCCGGAGATAGTATGAATCACCGTCACCGATCAATTGCCAACTGGCGTAAACATTtatgttcaaattttcacagcaTCATTCATAGTTATACACCTATAGAATCtgcataaattattttatgtgGTGGAAATTCACGGTAATAACAGTAGCGCGACGTAGCTTCTAACCTCTAAGTATCCTGCGTCTAGATTCTTATTCAGATTTCCGTATTTTTATCCTGAACAGTAGGGAggattttttaattgtaaaatcTCATCATGTTGTGCACCTTCGAACGGGCCTCCAGCATTCTCATAAAGCTCTGGCTGTGCTTACTATTAGGAGCAACGACAAGGAGATGTAGCAAAAGAAGTGGGAGTGATATGATGATAATTTGATCAGTCCGCAGgtctgattttttatttgttttatttttacacaagcCACATGCCCACTACACGTGCATATCcatattgtacatacattgTACCAGACACGGAAAGTAGTTATGATTATTGAACATTGGTCTCAACGTATGGGGGAATTCTTTGCTCAGTCAATCGTTCAAATTACCTGACATACCAAATAACTGCCTCATTGTACCTCGGTCTCTCGTCAGGTTCATTTCTCTCGAGGACTGAGTTAAactgatatacatatatctttTTGTTACTTAAAACGTAAGTCAACGACACTTCAAGACAAGCCTTTCGTTCTTTGCTTACTTTTGTCATTACACTCTTTCGCATAATACCTACTGGCATATATTACAGCAATGGACTCCATCACTCGTTACTATTCGAGCTAACTAcgcatttttgtaaataactAAATTAGCCAAATTGTTTCTTTCATTATAATTACGCATTCAAGACAGTAGActtgtttttcaaatacgaAAAATCATGTTGCGCATATGATCTTCGAATGGTCGCTTGAATCACAGGTTGTAATATATGAATGTCACACACATTTTAATCCAGGCTATGATCATAATATTGCCATTGTTTTccttattatttcaaatattttcagattctGATACTGTGCCAATTATGGATCCGACAGTGGAACTGTCCAACATGGATTCTTCCAACACAAGGCAAAACACGGTTGAAAACTCAAGGATGAGGAATTCCCTCGAAGGGATTAAGTCGTCAGAAAATACAATGCTTTCCAAAACCACCATACAAACTTATACCGACGAAGAACAAATTGACGTACCAGATATTACCGAGGTAACTTCTTTTATGCTTACCAATGTTAGTTATATCCTAGGACTTGATGGAAAGCGAGCCATTTGTTTCATTCAGATTTATTCGTCCCTTCACAGAGTTTATGAAATTCTAATGCAATAAATTTTGAGTatcacaatatttcaaatctTGCAAAAAGTCTAAGTTATGGAGGTaaaagatcaaaaaaattaattaaatctccaagaaaatatttaattgttgattaataataacaatctcTCTGAGGTTGATCACGTATGTAATTTTATCAAAGAACTCAAGTCAATAGTTAATAGTGTTATCAGGCACGTAGCACTTAAAATACAACAACCTCAGATTGCTGTACTCGAAGATGTACTTGTAAATGTTAAAATgtattgataaataattattagtGGCCTGTTTCATTGACGCAGGcacatacaattttttttttttttaatccttttttattttatcaatctATCAAGGATCAGCAGCAAAATGTAAGTATTGCAGAAAAGCAGAGCtagcaattaatttttttttttctgtagtAACTTTGCGCCATCATAAAAGGTATAAAAACTCACTGGGAATGATCAGGAGAAATATTGTATAAGAAATAGTAAAGTTCACAAAATTCACCAGTAATTATGTGATTATCAGAGCGAGATAAAACTATTTGAACTCATCGAATagtgataattaatttacgcAATTATGCTAGATGTAAAAAGTTTATATTGTTCaataaatcaatcaattgGAAGCCTTATCTACTTCCTATCAAATCAGAAAATTCGAATCAGATAAACTAATACTCTGTGTAATCGTTTGATCGAACCTCCAGGTGCGGATTtcataaatttgtatttttttctttatctatgGAAGATAAAGATACGAATCTTGTAATAAAAGTGAACATTCATCTTCTAATAATGGTAACTGATAGAATCTGAAAGTTACGATTCAGGCAAATGTGTACCATGTGTCTTATATTTTTGTCTAGTTCTTAATTACAGCAAATGGTCTTCTAGTTCTGCCCTCCGTTCGTTATCGAATGTAATATTCATTGCCGTTTCtatattccttcaattttaattacagGGACACTTCAGCTTTAGAAAACTATGGGCGTTCACTGGGCCCGGATTTTTAATGTCCATTGCATACCTCGACCCTGGAAATATCGAATCAGATTTACAGGCTGGAGTCGCAGCAAGTTACAAAgtaattcacaaaattttcaatcagatTTAAAAACGATTCGTTTActaaggaaaatatttatggaaataaatatatccaaTTAAACCATCTAATTTTCAGCTATTATGGGTCTTGTTAAGCGCGAACATTCTCAGTCTTATCATGCAAAGACTGAGTGCCAGGCTTGGAGTAGTAACTGGAATACATCTAGCAGAGATGTGTTATATGCAATACAAAACTGTTCCACGATTCATGCTGTGGATTATGGTGGAAATTGCCATCATAGGTAGCGATATGCAGGAAGTTATAGGCACAGCAATTGCTTTGTATCTGCTCTCCAACAAAGCGTAAGCTTTGATTTAAACATCGAGTTTTATTAGATTTATCCTTTATGACATTATAATAAACGCGATTTGAAATACAGCGGGATTTTATTTATGCCAATTACAAATggtcaaatatttgaaagttatatattatttcagGATACCGCTATGGGGAGGAGTCTTGATAACGATAGTGGATACTTTCACGTTTCTATTTTTAGATAAGTATGGATTGCGAAAGCTGGagtttttttttggatttcttATTACTGTAATGGCAATCACATTTGGATATGAGGTAAAGTATATGCTTTAACCACAAAACGGTTATTATTTGTAAGATCTGTATGCACAATAAGCTCTCATATAGAGATTATTCGAAGGGGTTGTCATTTAAGAGTGCGTTTTgatttatcaaaataaaataatttcatcgcAATGATGTGTGTTTGATGAAACGTTATTGTTAACGTGAAAAAGGTTTTCTAATCTCATCCTTAGGGGAGTTGTAAAAGCTTTTTAAACGCACTTTATTTGATTTCAGTACATTGTGACCTCACCTCCACAAAGTGAAGTAGTTGCCGGACTGTTTACACCGTGGTGTAAGAATTGTGACAACGATGCAATAACACAGGCAGTCGGAATCGTTGGAGCAGTTATAATGCCTCATAATCTTTATCTTCACAGTGCTCTCGTTAAGGTGAATGAATTAGGCATCTACATAGTGGTATTCAATGTCCCCAAACGTATCTTCattaataattgatatcaatGTCTGTTTCTGTTCCCAGTCAAGAAAAATCGACCGAACAAAAAAGGTTCAAGTGCAAGATGCAAACATGTACTTCTTCACCGAAGCCTGCATTGCATTGTTTGtttcatttataataaacatatTCGTCGTCTCTGTGTTCGCGTATGGGCTTTTCGATAAATCAAATAAGGACGTGGTATGtatttcataaatataaaCTCGTAATCAAGTAAAATATAGTTTTACCTGGTATATTCATAAGATTTAGCGCATGGGAAAATTTACGTCAATAACCATTTTAATTATCTTTCAGTATACCATGTGCTACGAAAACAACTTCACCCTGGGAATAGAAACATTTGAGGTGAGAGGACGATCAATAAATTTGCAAGTACAGAGTTTTGATTGAGATACATTTTGTAGGGCACATTCGCAAGCCATTGACTCGATGGTCCTATGTAAAATTATGCCTCTCATCCTGTAGATAACGAAATTACCCGATTCAGTGCAAAAGCAGTTATGGAAATGTAAATCTTCAGATCGTAGAAAAGTGCCGTCGCgttgaaagaaagaacgaaaatcCTTTAAGAAATAACAGGTTTCTTCCCGCGTTATTGGTAAATTTTATCGGGTGTTACAAGAAGATCTCCATGTTCTCATAAAGTCATTACATTAAGCAGTTGTTCGGATATTGATGGACTTGAAATGATAAGACCATTTGAATGAGTTGACTAGATTAAATTgatgtgtaattattattttttttctctactctTATCAGAATAATTACTTGCGTGTTatcaaattatcattttctgaGATCGGTACGTGCAGATTTGAAGCAACTGATGGGATAAGTACTTATTAATTGATACTGATTGTGCTCATAATATGTCTTTAGAACAATACCAATGATGTCGAAGCTGATCTCTATCATGGTGGCATATACTTGGGTTGTCAGTTTGGCGCTGCTGCTATGTATATCTGGGGCATAGGAATTTTGGCATCTGGTCAATCATCGACGATGACTGGCACGTATGCTGGTCAATTTGCAATGGAAGGATTTTTGAACCTGCAATGGCCAAGGTGGAAGCGAGTCTTGGTTACTCGTGTAATTGCAATCATTCCTACGCTGGCTGTAGCTTTTAGGGCAAACATCTATAACCTCAGTACAATGAACGAATTATTAAATGCTGTGATGAGCTTGCAATTGCCGTTTGCTGTATTGCCGACCATAGGATTTACGAGTAGTTTGCAAATAATGGGAGATTTCAAAAACGGATTGTGAGTAAAGGGGTGATTTTGCACTGGTATatcttgctttttttttctcaaatttctacataattttttttccttttcaacaGCACAAACAAAATCATCTCTTGCGCTTTAGGTGTCGTAGTCTTTGCTGTGAATATTTACTTTGTCATCGATACAGTAGAAGAACGAGTGACAAAGCATTGGGCAGTATTACTTTTAATTGCAATCTATGCCATTTTCTATGTACTGTTTTGTATGTACCTCATTGTACATACAGCTATCCAAATGGGTGCAACTCGATTGACCGAAAACGCGGTATGTATAACTAGACAAGTGACCATTCACTATTCGAAGCATTATTTCGAACTTCTCATGAGTGAAAAACATTGACTTCATGTATGCTTAATACgataacaattttattatttatgcaGTTTATCATCAAGTATGTAGGCCATCCACGAGATGTTAATCCTGAATCATCCAGTCCAGTGCCTTACACAATGCAAGGATGAAGACTTGTCCACTTTCGTACTAGTAACAAAATCGAAGGGCCTAAAGAATTTGTACAATTATTTCTTACAAAGTATCGTGGAAATCAGgatgtaatatattttctgaGATACagtgaaaatagaaaaaaacttgCATAGATAGGAACGTCCGACTATTggttattaatatttattataggttcttaattattttctaaagTTTTACATCATTtccatacacatatatgtatgggAATTTATGTCACATAAGAAATTTGTAAACTAGTGGACTACACAAATTCAGTCACCATATTCACGCAGCTCATTAAAAATATGCTACTGTTTTTATAATCTGCAATGTGTAATTTTTGTAAgcaaattgtaaaaatatatattctgtccgtacaaaaatgtatatttaaaCAAAGGTACTTACTAGGTTGAAACACACGAGAATATACAGATATTTTATAGATACCTCAtcttaatttaaaattttgtcattAGACGACAATCTCTGACGAACGGAATACGCGTGCGGGAATGTAACTTAACCAATGTATCAAGAACGTACTTAAGACATGCATGCTTACATATAATTCATTCTCATTACGTTGGCTGAGGATGCCTTGGATTATTTTTCGCAACAGTTTGCCGGTTCTGGACTGATATATAGTTGGCCTGCGACCtacaaatttcttgaaaatttttgtgccaaaaaattgcaattgctctgtattttctattattcacTCCCACGcgttttcgagaaaatcgaaaaaaacgaaaatgcaTATTCGGGAGCAATTTGGGGGCATACAACtttttaagaaatttgaaGGTCGCAGACCAACTTCACATAGATCAGTTTTGTTGCATATTACCAAACTGTTCCGATTGCTTTTGTACGCGGGCCAAATACCTTATTCCTGGATTGATTTTTGCCATTCTTGCACTCAAGCGCTAGTCTTCCTTTATTCAATATGACCATATATTCCGAAGGAGACAAGTATTTTACATAGGCAGTGCTTTTTATTTAAGTCCCGATAAACTAAATagtattaatatttatttcatacttTTGAATATTCAGCCTCGTCTGATAGCTTCATTCGATCCCAAGATACGTACCCTTCGATTTTCAGTTTGATCCTGGGGACTTGGTTTGTCGAAGCGAGTTTCGAAGTTCCTCATAATATCGAACCACATTAGTTTAACAATAAGTAGTTTCTAAAGCAAGACTCTGATTATTTTGAACGGTTTTCCATTTAACTCTTCAACTACGGCAAAGgtctgtaaaatttaaaaaaaatcaaaaaatacgaCTTTCAACCTATTGCTGATCAAATGTTAACTTCAGAATCGTGTCTCAAAAAAGAGCAATGGTTGTTGGAAGCAGAAAACTCTTGAAGCTTCAGAAAGGTTTTACAACCTTTCCTCTACGTTTTTTTGACAGAGATATCGTACTTTAAAGCCTGCACGTGTCCAAAGTTCTTGCATCGACCTTTGACGCATTCATTCGAGCGATAAACTGTTCGTCATGAAACCATCCGTAAATAATTGACAAGGATTTGGTTACAAATAATCCGAAAAATCCATCCTTAGGTGATATCAGTCGTTAGTTTCTTATATCCAATTAAAAagtgtaattaattaacaccactttttaaaacatttttattagtCAAACAAAAGATCGACGTGCTTTGAATTACGGTCAATTGTTGTTAATTTACTTTACATCGGTGAAACCTTATTTTGGTATAATACTATATTTATCAACAACGTTTTTTGTCTATGTATATTTGGATTGCATGTTCCAACAATCGGATCGATACTGTAACTTCTATCTCTCGGACTTTCAACATTTAAGTAGTATAATTATTCACTGAATTGGTCGATGAATGATTTTCGTTGACGTTTATTcataataattcataaatttcaccTCCTCAGTACTACAACACTCGGTaaactttcaattttcgtcCTGAACGACGGAATTGCAAGTCATATCATTATTACTATACGGAGAAActtcttgtaaaaaaaatttccgtagCGACTGGTAATTTGTGGACACTGCATACATTTTGACAATATCTCTTGACGGAAATAGgaaaagataattattttgtcATGAACATCatcataaaaatatgaatgttTCCTATAATTCCGActaaaaaatatcgtcaaagtTTACGGGGTATCCGCAAATTACCAGTCAGTATGGGAATTCTTTTTACAAAAAGATGCTCGATAATAATATAGTTCACTTTctttaagaaataaaattcaaaaattacccACTACCTCACAGGCAAAATTCAGgcattgaaattattacacaaATGTATCCCCTgggtaatattattattaggaATTACCGGAAAAGTACTGGTATTCTGGGTAAAATAGTATCGACTTTGTCGAGAATacctattctcaaactcgAAATTCCTAATAATCAACACGGGTACTACCACAAGTCTACATATAATAAAGCGGATAGATATGGTCATATCTTAAACCTGTGTCACTTGGTAATAACTTTCTGTGTTTGGAGGTCAGCGCACAGAGTCGCAATCTAACTAGGTAGTACCGGACTCGATATTGCTGAATTAGGCTCAAATGAATTTAGGCGTCCTCACGGGgttgtatgaaaatttcagcctGTCGTTCGTCATTCCATAAGCATAATAATATTCGACTCTGCTTTATTTGAGTGCACGTGACGAGCGATGGTAACATCAGTTCTTGTCGCCCCCACGTATTGACCGTTTGCCGAATTGGGTTGCGCGTGCACGGAAGGACACAGAGGGGGCCGCTTGACGATGCATTTATCAAGTCGATTTTTGATTTCGTAAAGTCCCAAAATGTTAGCAGTCTTCAgatatctttagtcaacggtCAACGATTTCGTATTTTTAGCTGGAGTTTTTCAAAGCACGGTCCATGGAGACTAGAGGTAAGGAGTCCGAACGCAATGCTAGCCAAATGGTCGGTGAAAGTGATGAACGATCCGCGAAATGTATCCGCCTGGCAGCGCTACCACTGCGGGCTCCGTCAGCGCGGTGATTTTGAATCGTCGATCCTCACGTGTGCATCCTATTCGTAACCAGACGCTGGTATCGATTACGGATACATACCGAATTACAAGATCTTTCATCGCTTTCGCGAACAACTTTTTGACGATTCCGCCATATGTGTTGGACTCCTttactctagtctccatggcACGGTCTTACAACAGGTCTAGAAACTCGGTTAAAATTTCAGTGGTCGGGGTGTCCTCTTATTGAAGCACCGATCATTTCGCCTAGTGACCACGAGTATCGCTGCGATAGATGGATGCTTCAATAAGAGTACATACCCCCACCACGGGAGTTTCtagacctgtatgtaagaccgtgttTCAAAGTCTTTCATCGTTGTACAATTCCGCCGTTCCGTTTCCGTCCATGCCGACGGTGTTGCACTCTGTCGGCTGCATCGAAGAATACAGAGGTGcggtatgtgtatgtatatatatgtgcagTCGATGGTGTCTAGACGATTGATTCGATTCATGGACGTCGAACAGCTACGTAACGGCTTGGTAACGGCCATCGCCACCCTACAAGTTAGGTATGCGTCAGTGTGAAATGTGGTGAAGTAGTGGTTCTGCGAGGCGAGAAATTTCTGGGCGTCGTAAGGCTAAGCAGCAAGAGTGTGTTGCAATAAGGAGGGACTTGCCGCACGTAAAAATACACGTCGCGGTTCGTTCAATGCCGCATTCTGCCTAAGTACACTATAAAGGAGCGATACTGCCCGGCGCGAGTTTAACCTCAACTCTAGTACTCTATAGAAGTGCAAAAACAGTTTTCACACAACACGATGGAGATCCTGCAAAATATTTCAGCGGGATTTTGGTCCCCTGACATTTGGTTGCCGCCGAACACGACGTGGGCCGATCTCACGCCCACCGCAGACAACAACTTCCTAGATTACAGACACTTGATTTTCCCCATAATAATGTCCATCGGTATGCTGGGCTTGCGATACGTCCTCGAACGGTATGCATTTATCAACATAATCATGGTTATTAAAACGAGTCTGTTTTCCCTACGTGGGCAAAACCGTCGGATCCTTGGCTCAGATCTAGGATTATTATTGATGCCTTGACGGTTGCGCTGTCTTCCCACCACGTGTATCACGCCCGCGATTATTGGTTTCGGTTTACGGCCGGTGATCGTGCCCACGTACAATATTAATTATCTAACAAAGTTGCCTTTGTTTTTCATCACGCTTACCGTCCCGCCTACTTAATGTCAATAAACAACGGTAAGGTTAATCCGTACACTCAGAGATACATGGAATATCTCAGCAATAATATTTACCTCACGAAACTCAATTTACctcgttttttcattccctATCCTTTTATCTTCATCACACCGATACTCTTACCAACTTACCATTTTTAATTGAGCATATCACACTTTGTTTGACTTCTCGTCTATCAACTTTGATTTATCTATCACCTATGACCTGCGATATGCATCCCAGATgtgaaacttgatttttcataACAAGATTCAAGGACTTTGGTGTTtatcacatattttttatcttgcTTACTGCTCGTATTACTACCTGTAAttggttttcaattcattcCTTTTCCGTCATTAACGTCCACAGttggaaaacaataaattcagagagagagagagagagaggtggaTTTAATCTCTCGATATTCATTAGAACTTATCGTTTTGAGTTTAATACGCAAAAACATGTTAATGACTTTTATGATGTTCCGGTTAGATTATGCCACTACTAATTagttttcatattttcctgtatattcaatttttcttccaccttTAAGCCTTTTccaatgtttcaaaaaatccAATGTCAACTATTGACAATGGAACATGAATATCCGAGAGCAATTATGTAGCATTAGACAATGACTGCTAATGTAGTAACACAATAGCTTGAACATGCTGTTTTCTCCGTTACATTGGCTATACACACCTACTTGTAAAAGGCAAAAAACAGTTATACGCCTTGAGTTGAGCAATTAGTATGCGACTAACGTACACACTGCTATCAGGTGCAGCATAGAAAGTAAAGGAAGAAAACTCCGTTACATCACACAACAGTTTAGCTCCTGATATCGCAAAAGCAATACTAACGATTCTTTTCATAGTAGCCAAATTTTCTCAAGTACTTTTCGTAccatgataattttttatatatttgcTGTTTGGATGAGGCATTTCTTGAATTCTCGTTacaaagaatttcatttgtctcTATAATATCCTACAGATATTGCGAATATTCCATGCTAGTAAACCCATGTTTAAATAccattgaaagaaaaaaaaaaatatgtaattttcCTGTGGTATTTGGTTGACCAGTGTCGAAACTCATAACCACAATTAAAGTATACCGTGGATATCGGTCATTCAAGGTAAAAGGTAACAGGTGAGTAGTAATATAAGAATCTAGACAATGCCAGTTTTAGTCTCCCCCCACAGATGCATGTTCATTCATCCAAATCATCTAGGTTTTGATGACATTAAAGTTGAGTTATTAATTGTAGatttcactttattttatttgtttgttgaTGTTGATTCAGTGTCAGAAAAGAAATTGTCTtgatttgacaaaaaaaaaaattgagtttaCCACTTTTATAATCTTTCCATTCTCGTTTCGTTATAGGTTCTGGTTTGCTCCGTTTGGCAAATCGCTAGGcataaaaaatacaagacCAAAGAAAGCTTCACCGAATGTGATATTAGAAAAAGCTTACACCGGAAAGAAGATAAAACACAAGCAGGTGAGATAATCACTTGCACTTTGTTATTCCATCTGTAATATTGTTTCTTAACGTGCAGTAATTCGTAATGAGTAATAATGTCTGCATTTGAAGGTGCTCGCCTTAGCAAAACAGCTAGACTGGTCTGAGCGACAAGTTGAAAGGTGGTTGAGACTCCGCAGATCCCAAGACAAGCCTTCGACGTTGACAAAATTCTGCGAAAATAGGTcggaagtatttttttttttttgttcatcagAACTTAATACCTATAACAAATTGGCACTGTAgttgaatgaagaaaaaaatggttgatttttcattattttatagaTGTGTGAACTTTTGTTTTCTAGCTGGAGATGCTTGTACTACACTTATTCTTTTACTTTCGGTCTGACTATATTGTGGGACAAGCCCTGGCtatgggaaataaaaaattgctatTACAATTACCCCTTTCATCCCGTCACTAGCGATGTATGGTGGTACTACATGGTCTCAATGGCGTTTTACTGGTCGCTAAGTTTCTCGCAGTTCTTTGACGTCAAACGAAAAGATTTTTGGCAAATGTTCATTCATCATATTGCCACTATAATCCTCATGTGCTTTTCATGGATCGGAAACTTGACCAGAATTGGTTCTCTAGTCCTATTGGTGCACGACTGCGCTGATATATTCTTAGAAgtaagatattattatttctaataGTAGTAAAGTAAGATATTGACAACATTAACTAATTTTTCACTTGTCTCACGTCATTTCAGGCAGCAAAAATGGCAAAGTATGCTAACTACCAAAAATTATGTGATTTCATATTTGTTATCTTCACCATCCTCTGGATTGTTACAAGAATGGGTGTTTATCCATTCTGGATTATTTACAGGTAAATTCTTCACCAGTGTCATCTAATtgttaaatttgtttttaatcacAACTCACTGAAATATATACATTGTGTATTACTTATCTTACAGCACAACGATAGAAGCACCAAAAATTGTGCCTATGTTCCCTGCGTATTTCATATTTAACGCGTTGCTAAGTTTATTACTTGTACTGCACGCGATATGGACATGgctgattttgaaaatcgcgtaCAACGCATTTTACGCTGGACAGGTTTGTAGCggtcaaattttattttacaaaattctgcaaaattcttttcattGCTCACTATAAACCTGAGTTTTCTCGCTGTTCTTGAAGAGTGATTGTTGAATTTTATATAGATGGAAGGTGATATACGGAGCAGTAGTAGCGAAGACATATCAGATTCCCTGATGAATTCTTCCACCACAAACAACTCGAACGAACctcaaaaagtaaaagtaaaTCAAAGGGAAAAGCAGCATTAAAAAGAACAAACATTATGATTACAGAGAAAAGGAGCTGTAATCGAGTGTTTGTAtgactttttgaaaattacaatgaTGCAAAATACAATACGTGAACTCGTGATAAtgtagatttaaaaaatgccAGCTTATCTAATGGCAGGAGCGTCTGAACTACATCTCATTGCATTTATTGTATATCTAGGTACAAAGAGAGGGTAAAATTTAActacatttttatattcatagTTCATGATGAAGTgatgcggtaaaaaaaaatcaaacactTTTTTCCTAAAGAAGctggaaattatttatttatattaataaatataaggcaaaaacaaaagaaatatttactCCTGGCACGAGCTGACccaaagaaaattaatattcgctcattttatattacttaaatttttaataaaaatgtttgttcttttttagcatgaaatatttta
It encodes the following:
- the LOC124303917 gene encoding protein Malvolio isoform X2; translation: MNHRHRSIANWHSDTVPIMDPTVELSNMDSSNTRQNTVENSRMRNSLEGIKSSENTMLSKTTIQTYTDEEQIDVPDITEGHFSFRKLWAFTGPGFLMSIAYLDPGNIESDLQAGVAASYKLLWVLLSANILSLIMQRLSARLGVVTGIHLAEMCYMQYKTVPRFMLWIMVEIAIIGSDMQEVIGTAIALYLLSNKAIPLWGGVLITIVDTFTFLFLDKYGLRKLEFFFGFLITVMAITFGYEYIVTSPPQSEVVAGLFTPWCKNCDNDAITQAVGIVGAVIMPHNLYLHSALVKSRKIDRTKKVQVQDANMYFFTEACIALFVSFIINIFVVSVFAYGLFDKSNKDVYTMCYENNFTLGIETFENNTNDVEADLYHGGIYLGCQFGAAAMYIWGIGILASGQSSTMTGTYAGQFAMEGFLNLQWPRWKRVLVTRVIAIIPTLAVAFRANIYNLSTMNELLNAVMSLQLPFAVLPTIGFTSSLQIMGDFKNGFTNKIISCALGVVVFAVNIYFVIDTVEERVTKHWAVLLLIAIYAIFYVLFCMYLIVHTAIQMGATRLTENAFIIKYVGHPRDVNPESSSPVPYTMQG
- the LOC124303917 gene encoding protein Malvolio isoform X3, whose amino-acid sequence is MDSDTVPIMDPTVELSNMDSSNTRQNTVENSRMRNSLEGIKSSENTMLSKTTIQTYTDEEQIDVPDITEGHFSFRKLWAFTGPGFLMSIAYLDPGNIESDLQAGVAASYKLLWVLLSANILSLIMQRLSARLGVVTGIHLAEMCYMQYKTVPRFMLWIMVEIAIIGSDMQEVIGTAIALYLLSNKAIPLWGGVLITIVDTFTFLFLDKYGLRKLEFFFGFLITVMAITFGYEYIVTSPPQSEVVAGLFTPWCKNCDNDAITQAVGIVGAVIMPHNLYLHSALVKSRKIDRTKKVQVQDANMYFFTEACIALFVSFIINIFVVSVFAYGLFDKSNKDVYTMCYENNFTLGIETFENNTNDVEADLYHGGIYLGCQFGAAAMYIWGIGILASGQSSTMTGTYAGQFAMEGFLNLQWPRWKRVLVTRVIAIIPTLAVAFRANIYNLSTMNELLNAVMSLQLPFAVLPTIGFTSSLQIMGDFKNGFTNKIISCALGVVVFAVNIYFVIDTVEERVTKHWAVLLLIAIYAIFYVLFCMYLIVHTAIQMGATRLTENAFIIKYVGHPRDVNPESSSPVPYTMQG
- the LOC124303917 gene encoding protein Malvolio isoform X1; protein product: MAVFTVLPQEAIENIRGRIRQRLITLMHVEMQNSDTVPIMDPTVELSNMDSSNTRQNTVENSRMRNSLEGIKSSENTMLSKTTIQTYTDEEQIDVPDITEGHFSFRKLWAFTGPGFLMSIAYLDPGNIESDLQAGVAASYKLLWVLLSANILSLIMQRLSARLGVVTGIHLAEMCYMQYKTVPRFMLWIMVEIAIIGSDMQEVIGTAIALYLLSNKAIPLWGGVLITIVDTFTFLFLDKYGLRKLEFFFGFLITVMAITFGYEYIVTSPPQSEVVAGLFTPWCKNCDNDAITQAVGIVGAVIMPHNLYLHSALVKSRKIDRTKKVQVQDANMYFFTEACIALFVSFIINIFVVSVFAYGLFDKSNKDVYTMCYENNFTLGIETFENNTNDVEADLYHGGIYLGCQFGAAAMYIWGIGILASGQSSTMTGTYAGQFAMEGFLNLQWPRWKRVLVTRVIAIIPTLAVAFRANIYNLSTMNELLNAVMSLQLPFAVLPTIGFTSSLQIMGDFKNGFTNKIISCALGVVVFAVNIYFVIDTVEERVTKHWAVLLLIAIYAIFYVLFCMYLIVHTAIQMGATRLTENAFIIKYVGHPRDVNPESSSPVPYTMQG